The Flavobacterium sp. M31R6 nucleotide sequence GCCAAAGCCAATTCTGTAACGGCTAAACAAATAAGAAAGTTTTTGGCTATGAAAGATAATGTCAGAACAATTGAAAATGATTATCCCATACTTTATTCAAATTTTAAAAATATTGTAAAACGATTTGTTGACCAAGTTGAAGATGACTATTCGAGGAGTGTTAATCAGAATAGTGAAGCAATTAATCTAAAAATGGAATTACAAAACCAATTGAAAAGTGAATTCGAAGTTTTACCAAATTTCACAAATTTAGACCTTTCAGAATATCAAATTATTGAATGGTTAGGAATATGCACTTTAAATTTTACTACTAATGATTGATATTAAACTAGATCAGAAACCAATCTCAATATCAATAAGATATAATGGTTATTATAAAGTTGTTTTACTATTAGGTATAATTAAACATTGCGGGTATGGTAAAAAAGCTAGCTTAGAATTAATACATATTGTTTTCTGGAGTTTACGTAATGATAATAATTATCAAGTTTTACTTGATATATCTAATCAAGTACGAAAAAATTTAATCCCATGGACTTTTGAGCATGGGATAGATGAGGTTTTAGCTTTAGGTTTGATTAATGGATATATTGAACGGGTTATGGTTGGTCAAACACTTGAAATCAAAATAACTGAAAAAGGGAACAATATCATTAATTCAATAAATCAGTTCGAGCTTTTTCAAGATGAGTTACAAAAAATAAAAAATCTTGGAATAATCCCCAAGTCAAGATTGACATCTGCAAACCAAAATTGGAAATTATTATAGAAGATATATATGTTTAAGATAAATAAGTTAAAAGCAGAAATCCTATCTGATAAAAGCGAAAATATTACAGATTTATACGGATTTGAGTTTCAATTTGAAAGCGGTTTGAACATTATCGCAGGTCCAAATTCTAGAGGAAAAACAACAATTAATACTTGTATTTATTATGCTTTAGGTATGGAGGAGCTACTCGGTGCTCACAATGAAAAAGCGTTAGATAAGGCGTTAAAAGAAGAGTTTACCATTAAACCAAGCCAAGAGGAAGAGGGTATAAATTATAAGGTACAGTCATCAAAAATTCTATTAGAAATAGAAAATGACAATAATGAAATAGTCTTCCTAGAAAGATACATTACAACAGATACAGAGGATGTAAAAACCTCTAATATCACTGTATATAACTCATCTTTGAGTTCTATAGATAACGAAAATGATACGCCTCATAAAGCTGTATATTTTGTTAATTCTAGAGGAAACAATGAAGATATAAATGGATTTTATAATTGGTTAAGTAGTTTTATGAATTTAGAACTTCCTATGGTAAGTAATAATTCTCGAACAGATAATTATAGTCCTCTCTATCTTCAAACAATATTTTCGGCTTTATTTATTGAACAAACCAAAGGTTGGTCTGACTTTTTTGCTACGATGCCTTTTTTCGGAATTACTAAAGCAAAAGAAAAAATAGTTGAGTTTCTATTAGGTCTAAATGAAATTAGACTTTCTACGGAAAAGGATGTTCTAAATAAAGAAAAAAATCTAATAACTGATGATTGGAAAAGAAAAATAAAAGCTTTCTCTTACTTAGAAAAGCAGACAAGCTCAACAATAGTAAATGTTCCGCAAGAATTGACAACGGACAAATCAGAGATTGATAAAATAAATGTTGTTTTTTCTACTTCGGAAGAAGAAAAAGTTACTTTTAGTCAATTTATGAATGAAAAAATGGAAATGATTAAAGAATTAGAAAATAGACCCATTTCTACTATAAAAGAAAACCGTGAGCAAACAATTTTAGAATTTACTAAACAAAAACAAGAGTACTCTGACCTTAAAGAGTATATTGAAAAATTTGAAGATAAACTCCGTATTGATAAACAACAGGATTTCACCTTAAAAAACCAATTGGGCATTGTAGAAGCTGAGATTAAAGATCATATAAATTTACAGAAAGTTTTTAGTGAAAATATCATTAATAAAAATGGTACGAATCAATGTCCAACTTGCACGCAACCAGTTTCAACAAATCTAATTAACACAAGAAATATAAGTATTCCACAACTTACACTTGATGAAAATACTAACTTTTTGAGAAGCCAAAAAAAGATAATACAAACCTCTATTAAAAGTTTAATTGAAACAATTGGCGAAAAAGAGGTACTTCTTAACTATTTTAAAAATAACCTACGTCAAAAAGAAACACTAATCAAATCAATTTCTAAAGACTTGATTTCAGATGATAGAGCCTTTTCTGAATCGGAAATTGTAAAAAAACTTCAACTTGAAAGAGAGATTGAAAAATTGGAAGATCTTAAGGGTTCTATTTCCGATTTAAAAGCTGAATTGGAAGCATTGGCTAATCAGTATCACAACAATAATATTCAGATAAATGCTTTAGGAGAATCTGAAGTAGAAGATGAAAATAAACTAAGCAGCTTTGAAACAAAATATAAAAATTTCCTTTTCGGATTTGGATACGAAAGTAATGAGAAATATCAAATAACTATTAATAGGAAAGAGCCCTTCAAATATTTTCCAGTGTATAAAAATCATAGAAATGATAGTGTTCCTCAATCCATAAGAATAAACTCTTCTGCTTCTGATTTTGTTCGTAATATTTGGGCTTATACCTTAGCTTTATTACAGAATGGAATTAATCATCCTGGTATTATTATGTTTGATGAACCTGGTCAACATCGAACAAATTTAAGTAGTTTAAAAGCTTTATTCAAAACCTGTTCGGAAATCGAAGAAAGGCAAACAATAATTTTTACTTCGATTGATAAGAAGCTAAATGATGATGAAGATATTGATCTGGATTTGCTAATAGAAGACTTGGAAAGTGATAAATATCAACTTATACGATTG carries:
- a CDS encoding AAA family ATPase is translated as MFKINKLKAEILSDKSENITDLYGFEFQFESGLNIIAGPNSRGKTTINTCIYYALGMEELLGAHNEKALDKALKEEFTIKPSQEEEGINYKVQSSKILLEIENDNNEIVFLERYITTDTEDVKTSNITVYNSSLSSIDNENDTPHKAVYFVNSRGNNEDINGFYNWLSSFMNLELPMVSNNSRTDNYSPLYLQTIFSALFIEQTKGWSDFFATMPFFGITKAKEKIVEFLLGLNEIRLSTEKDVLNKEKNLITDDWKRKIKAFSYLEKQTSSTIVNVPQELTTDKSEIDKINVVFSTSEEEKVTFSQFMNEKMEMIKELENRPISTIKENREQTILEFTKQKQEYSDLKEYIEKFEDKLRIDKQQDFTLKNQLGIVEAEIKDHINLQKVFSENIINKNGTNQCPTCTQPVSTNLINTRNISIPQLTLDENTNFLRSQKKIIQTSIKSLIETIGEKEVLLNYFKNNLRQKETLIKSISKDLISDDRAFSESEIVKKLQLEREIEKLEDLKGSISDLKAELEALANQYHNNNIQINALGESEVEDENKLSSFETKYKNFLFGFGYESNEKYQITINRKEPFKYFPVYKNHRNDSVPQSIRINSSASDFVRNIWAYTLALLQNGINHPGIIMFDEPGQHRTNLSSLKALFKTCSEIEERQTIIFTSIDKKLNDDEDIDLDLLIEDLESDKYQLIRLDNLHKVIRKL